The following DNA comes from Macaca thibetana thibetana isolate TM-01 chromosome 14, ASM2454274v1, whole genome shotgun sequence.
TCTGATATAGCTGGATAACCAAGATTATCTTTAAGGTTCAGAAGAGTTGTGTAGTGCTCTCCTTTAtggtataaaaaaataaatgtacatgtgAATATGGAAAATTTCTGGATAATCATAAGAAATTGCCTTTGAGAGTAAAAATTGGTGGGGGAGGGAACGTCCTTGCTTAAAATTATCATGTGCATGTATTAGTTTTtcggtttaaaaagaaaaacagtggggACACAGGAAATAGTGGACAATAGATACCTATCTCAGATCCAGTCAGGAAACTAGCATTGGGTATGTGGCTGATTGATGTGggtagtatttatttatttcagacacTAGAATAAACAGATTTAGCTGGCAACTGAAGATGCGTTAAAATTACTAagacagctgggcgcggtggctcacgcatgtaatcccagcactttgggaagccgaggcgggtggggtgcctgaggtcaggcattttgagaccagcgtggctaacatggtaaaaccctgtctctactaaaaattcaaaaattagctgggcatggtggcccacgcatGTAGTAGTCCCACTTACGCTGGAGTCttaggcaggaaaatcgcttgaacccgggagtggaggttgcagtgagccgagatcgtgccactgtgctccagcttagGCGGCAGCAagtcttcatctcaaaaaaaaaaataactaaagcaTAGAaattatatgtatgcatatatatatatacacattatatgtgtgtgtgagaacaCAACActgcttttgtgatttttttttttagatcactCTTTTATGGTTAAAAGCGGGGACTCAGTCTGAAGCCAAACTGCTTGAGTTAGAATTTCAGCTCCACTACTTACTAGCTgagtaaccttgggcaagttatttaacttctctgtgcctcatgtTATTCATCTGTGAAAAGCAGATAATCCCACAGCTGAAAATtacatgaattaataaatgtaaagcacaTAGGACAATGGCAGGCACATAAAATACTCCCTAAGTACCTGTTACACAGTGTACATTAAGCAGTATGCCCCATATCATGTAGTTTCAAGCTTTTCTTATGCCAGAACTATACTGTCCTGTTTTAGGACCTGAAGATGGCAAAACAGTAGAAAGCAGGAGTAAGAGTGGAAATGAAAGCAGGTAATAGATTGCCTAGAACTGAGTTAAGGCCCCTCTAAACTGTTCTGATACTACCCTGTATTGAATTTATGATTGCCTTAGCCATTCTTTCTCCACTTGACTGCTATAAAATAGAAGGGAATGAGCAATTTATGAGCTGGGAATTTATTATCAGAAAACTGACCAATGTTATCTCTTGCAGAAGGTCCTACAGTGTAGGGGAAGCAATGGAAGAACTTCTACCTGATAGACAAGTATGGGCTAATATGGATCCAGAAGAACGAATGTTGGCAGCTGCTACAGCTTTTACCCACATCTGTGCAGGGCAGGGTGAAGGAGATGTTAGGAGAGAAGCCCAATCTATCCAATATGATCCCTACAGTAAAGCTTCAATAGCCCCAGGAAAGCGACCTACTCTTCCTGTGCAACTACAGTACCCACATGTAGAAAGTAATGTCACTTCAGAAACAGTCTCTGAGGCCTCCCAAAGACTCCGAAAGCCAGTGATGAAGAGAAAGGTGCTGCGTAGAAAGCCAGATGGGGAAGTATTAGTAACAGATGAGTCGATTATCAGTGAATCAGAATCTGGTACAGAAAACGATCAGGGTCTCTGGGACTTAAGACAAAGGCTGATGAATGTGCAGTTCCAGGAAGACAAGGAATCTTCATTTGatatttcacaaaaatttaaTCCACCACATGAATACCAAGGAATTTCTCAAGATC
Coding sequences within:
- the HYLS1 gene encoding centriolar and ciliogenesis-associated protein HYLS1 — encoded protein: MEELLPDRQVWANMDPEERMLAAATAFTHICAGQGEGDVRREAQSIQYDPYSKASIAPGKRPTLPVQLQYPHVESNVTSETVSEASQRLRKPVMKRKVLRRKPDGEVLVTDESIISESESGTENDQGLWDLRQRLMNVQFQEDKESSFDISQKFNPPHEYQGISQDQLICSLQREGMGSPAYEQDLIVASRPKSFILPKLDQLSRNRGKTDRVARYFEYKRDWDSIRLPGEDHRKELRWGVREQMLCRAEPQSKPQHIYVPNNYLVPTEKKRSALRWGVRCDLANGVIPRKLPFPLSPS